The nucleotide window agagagagagaggaaaaagagaagaagaatagGATGGCCATCTTCTGTTTCCTTGTAGACCAGAGGAAGCAGGTCCGGGGGAGGAAGCCGGCCGCCGGTTTATGCTCAAGATGCGGAGGAGGAGCAGTGGTGGCTGACATGAAAACCTCTACTAGATTCTGTGGGGTCCCGTTTTACCGCAAAGCTTGGAAGGCCATCGTCTGTC belongs to Brassica rapa cultivar Chiifu-401-42 chromosome A07, CAAS_Brap_v3.01, whole genome shotgun sequence and includes:
- the LOC103828140 gene encoding uncharacterized protein LOC103828140 — encoded protein: MAIFCFLVDQRKQVRGRKPAAGLCSRCGGGAVVADMKTSTRFCGVPFYRKAWKAIVCPLCGAVLKSYH